In Pelmatolapia mariae isolate MD_Pm_ZW linkage group LG8, Pm_UMD_F_2, whole genome shotgun sequence, one genomic interval encodes:
- the fam234a gene encoding protein FAM234A, translated as METTDHATEGDPLKTGEDGAEAGPGTVPSATELKKKSCKELGFAKLSHWRTAVFFLSLFLCLTIVFAFSFIIPCPVRPQYLVTWNSSFPGAATYNFLAFEHANEDKVMDVLFVLKTTEVTQNRSCADEGLSSPCVFLLALDGTHGENLWDCPLEPDFHWAQCGLERETGRTWDCLLSHSDKLTAIDKRTGTKIWQQPQPTGLRSSAPVLSVPDLDGDKVGDVALVASDNTQTQLVLLSGKTGDQIGTTVVLDSTETANHLLHRTEKGSYYVLLQKDTGLYGWALWKIAAKAKAGMEVGLKKDQHLERNASGTDGLVPIYESEVSRMLKTDETDDSSNLLVVAGKEVALLDGKHLELLWRFNTSSVLSEPSFGHFNKDGLIDVVIEEDIGNNTKRIIILDGKTGSVLWEVQLLASPNSPRPASIDTTNYFSVFMFWGLMPSESNSSEPVTSERRSYMLHPLYSNVLLESTNVLDHIIAFKATLMERGRHAAYILLIGPKEEGAEGTVVLSKRKLKQDVPDSKVLRFGDGTTKSNEDIKEAFNRLRFSDW; from the exons ATGGAGACCACAGACCATGCCACTGAGGGCGACCCTCTGAAGACAGGAGAAGATGGTGCAGAGGCAGGACCAGGAACAGTACCATCAGCAACAGAGCTGAAGAAAAAGAGCTGCAAGGAGTTGGGTTTTGCCAAACTGTCTCATTGGCGAACTGCAGTCTTTTTCTTGTCCTTGTTCCTTTGCCTCACCATCGTGTTTGccttctccttcatcatcccCTGTCCCGTGAGGCCACAATATCTCGTTACCTGGAACAGTTCATTCCCTGGAGCAG CAACCTACAACTTCTTAGCTTTTGAACATGCGAATGAAGACAAGGTGATGGATGTCCTGTTTGTTCTCAAAACCACAGAAGTGACACAGAACAGATCATGTGCTGATGAAG GTCTATCCTCACCATGCGTGTTTCTGTTGGCACTGGATGGCACACATGGAGAGAACCTGTGGGACTGTCCGCTGGAACCCGACTTCCACTGGGCCCAGTGTGGCCTCGAAAGAGAAACGGGCAGAACCTGGGACTGTCTGCTGTCCCATTCTGACAAACTCACAGCCATCGACAAACGTACAG GTACGAAAATCTGGCAACAGCCTCAGCCTACTGGGCTGCGCAGCTCTGCGCCCGTTCTCAGTGTCCCAGATCTGGATGGGGACAAAGTTGGTGATGTGGCTCTGGTGGCATCTGATAACACACAG ACTCAGCTGGTATTGCTCTCAGGGAAGACGGGTGACCAAATCGGCACAACGGTGGTTCTCGATTCCACAGAGACAGCCAATCATCTTCTGCACCGCACTGAGAAAGGTTCTTACTACGTACTACTGCAAAAAG ACACTGGGTTGTATGGCTGGGCACTGTGGAAGATCGCTGCCAAGGCTAAAGCAGGGATGGAGGTGGGTCTGAAGAAGGACCAACACTTGGAGAGAAATGCCAGTGGCACAGACGGCCTTGTACCCATCTACGA GTCTGAAGTGAGTCGAATGCTCAAAACCGATGAAACGGATGATTCATCCAACCTGCTGGTTGTGGCTGGGAAGGAGGTGGCATTGCTTGATGGCAAACATTTGGAGCTACTGTGGAGATTCAACACCAGCTCAGTCCTCAG tgaaccctcttttggtcattttaacAAAGATGGTTTAATAGATGTTGTCATTGAGGAGGATATTGGCAACAACACAAAGAGG ATAATAATCCTGGATGGGAAGACTGGCAGTGTGCTGTGGGAAGTCCAGCTCTTGGCCAGTCCTAATTCCCCGAGACCCGCTTCCATCGACACCACCAACTACTTCTCAGTCTTCATGTTTTGGGGCTTGATGCCCTCAGAGTCAAACTCATCT GAACCAGTAACAAGTGAACGACGCTCTTACATGCTGCATCCTCTCTATTCGAATGTTCTCCTCGAGTCCACTAATGTCTTAGACCACATTATAGCATTTAAAG CCACGCTGATGGAGCGTGGGCGCCATGCTGCCTACATCCTGCTGATAGGCCCTAAGGAGGAGGGTGCCGAAGGCACCGTGGTTCTCAGCAAGCGCAAGCTGAAGCAGGACGTTCCCGACAGCAAAGTACTCCGTTTTGGTGACGGGACTACAAAATCCAACGAGGACATTAAAGAGGCCTTCAACCGACTCCGCTTTAGCGATTGGTGA